A genomic region of Alligator mississippiensis isolate rAllMis1 chromosome 4, rAllMis1, whole genome shotgun sequence contains the following coding sequences:
- the LOC102569748 gene encoding olfactory receptor 2A2-like, with translation MENQTFATEFIILGFSTGPSMQFFMFGIFSVIYTVSLIGNALVFVVICHNSQLHTPMYFFLCHLSILDICYASSNAPHILGNLLLQRKTISFVGCGTQIYLYMALALTECVLLAVMSYDRYVAICHPLRYNVIMNWRVCTTMVACSWTCGFLFGAIQVGLTLRLPFCGLNEVDHFFCELLAVLKLACADITINQTVIFTACVLILLFPFLLVIVSYLHILATILHIHSAAARHKTFSTCSSYVTVVGLYYGTAISMYLGPITSRSALREKILSLFYSFINPMLNALIYSLRNEQVKGALVKVLRRERSFPST, from the coding sequence ATGGAAAATCAAACATTTGCCACAGAATTCATTATCCTGGGATTTTCCACTGGGCCAAGCATGCAATTTTTCATGTTTGGGATCTTCTCTGTTATCTACACAGTCTCGCTGATTGGAAATGCACTTGTATTTGTGGTAATCTGTCACAACTCCCAGCTCcacacccccatgtatttcttcctttgCCATCTCTCCATATTAGACATCTGCTATGCCTCCAGTAATGCCCCCCACATTTTGGGGAACCTCCTTCTCCAGAGGAAGACCATCTCATTTGTTGGCTGTGGAACACAAATATACCTCTACATGGCCTTAGCCCTAACTGAGTGTGTGTTGCTGGCAGTGATGTCTTACGACCGCTATGTGGCAATATGCCACCCCTTGCGATACAATGTCATCATGAACTGGAGAGTGTGTACCACCATGGTGGCGTGTTCATGGACCTGTGGGTTCCTGTTTGGTGCAATACAAGTGGGTCTGACCCTGCGGTTGCCTTTCTGTGGCCTTAATGAAGTAGACCACTTTTTCTGTGAACTCCTGGCTGTGTTAAAGCTAGCCTGTGCTGATATCACTATCAACCAGACTGTGATATTTACTGCCTGCGTGTTAATCCTGCTGTTCCCCTTCTTATTAGTTATTGTTTCCTATCTGCACATCCTGGCCACCATCCTGCAcatccactctgctgcagcacgGCACAAAACCTTCTCTACTTGCAGCTCCTACGTGACCGTGGTGGGGCTTTACTATGGAACAGCCATCAGCATGTACTTGGGACCCATCACTAGCCGCTCAGCCCTTCGAGAGAaaatcctttccctcttttacagCTTTATCAATCCCATGCTGAATGCCCTTATATACAGCCTGAGGAACGAACAGGTGAAAGGAGCCCTTGTGAAAGTTCTCAGGAGGGAGAGATCCTTTCCTTCCACATAA